The genomic segment TGTTCGAGTACGCGCAGTCCAAGCCCGCAGTCGTCACTCTCGACGGCAAGGTGACCTATCCCGCCGCCAAGCTCGATCGCGCGGTCAGCCAGCCCATCTTCACGCCCGACGGCAAGCTCGGCTACCTGGTCAATGACGACCGCAACGAGTACCCCGCGGAAGTTGATCTATCCGGCGACGGCGTGAAGCGCCTCGAAGATCAGCAGGGCGTGGTCCAGACATGGGAGTCCGAGAAGAAACACACCGTCGTCGTCTACAGCAACGACTCCGACCCGTCCGAGGTCTATGCGCTCGAAGGCGGCAAGCTGCGCAAGCTCACCACCCACAACGACGCGCTCATGGCAGAACTTGCTCTTGTCCCAACCGAGGACATCGCCGCCACGAGCAAGGACGGCACCGACGTTCACTCGCTGCTGACCAAGCCGGCTGACACCAAATCGCCCGTACCCATGATCCTCTTCATTCACGGCGGCCCCAACGGGCAGGACGCTCACAGCTTCGACTTCCTGCGCCAGTGGCTCGCCTCCAAAGGTTATGCCGAGCTCAATGTGAACTACCGTGGCGGCTCCGGCCGCGGCCAGGATTACGCCAAGGCCATTGCCGGGGACTGGGGCCACTACGAGGTGATCGACCTCCAGGCCAGCGTCGATAAAGCTGTCTCCATGGGCGTCGCCGATCCGAACAAAATGTGCGTCACCGGCTGGAGCTACGGCGGCATCCTGACCGACTACATGATCGCCTCCACCGATCGCTTCAAGTGCGCCATCAGCGGAGCCGGCACAGCCAACACCATGTCCTTCTACGGCGTCGACCAGTACATCCTGCAATACGACAACGAGCTCGGACCCCCATGGAAGGACCTGCAGACCTACATCAAGGTCGGCTATCCGTTCTTCGAGGTCGACAAGCGCGTTCACACCCCCACCATGTTCATGGGCGGCACCTCCGACATGAATGTCCCTCTCCTCGGCGGCGAGCAGATGTACGAGGCGCTCAAGTCTATCGGAGTGCCCACGGAACTCGTCGTCTACCCCGGCCAGTTCCACGGATTCACGCGTCCCAGCTACATCAAAGACCGCTATGAAAAATGGCTCGGTTGGTGGGACAAGTACCTGAAACCAGAGGCCGCCAAGCCGGCCGAGACAAAGAAATAAAGCTAACCCGCGGAGCGTGATCCATGCGGTTGATCTTCCTCTATGGTCTGCCGGCCACTGGCAAGCTTACCGTGGCGCAGGAGCTGAAAGCCCTCAGCGGGTTTCAGCTCTTTCACAATCACCTCGTCGTGGACCTCCTGTTGTCCACTTTTGCATTCGGCAGCGAGCCGTTCATCCTGCTGCGCGAGCAGATCTGGCTATCGGTCCTCGAACACGCCTGCCGCGCCGGCCTGCCGGGCCTCATCTTCACCTTCGCACCGGAAGCCACAGTTCGCGATTCCTTCATCCCCGAGACGCTAAAAACCGTGGAATCCGCGGGCGGCACAGTCGATTTCGCCGCGCTCACCTGTCCCATCGATGAAATACGCAAGCGGCTTGCGCATCCTTCGCGGGCTCGCTTCGGCAAACTCACTTCGGTTGAATTATTCGATCAGCTCCTCGCAGCAGACACATTCAACCGGCCTCGGATGCCCGAGCCCATCATCAGCGTCGATACCAGCATCAGCAGCCCGGCCCGTGCTGCCCTCGAAATCGCCCGCGCCCTTGGAATCATGCCCGGCGCACCGGCTACTCCATAGGAATCCTCAGCCGCGTCACGGAGTCTGGCTCCGCCTCATCCGGCCGGTGAAACTGCGCAATCACCGCAGTCACGAGGGCCGCTGCCATCAGAAGCACTCCCACGATCACCAGAGGCACTCCGGTGATTACGGGCCAGCCGGTCGTCGTTACGTTGATAGCCAGCTTTGTGCCTTCGGCGGGGAAAACAACATTCAATCCCGCA from the Occallatibacter riparius genome contains:
- a CDS encoding S9 family peptidase, with product MPLAFRKTLVPLLLSCASLNFASAADAPKKRAITLDDLARLQRVGSPAISPDGEWVVYSVSQIDTKEDKSHTHLWMVKWDGSADLQLTYDKEGASSAKFSPDSKYISFMSSRPGPAKGSQIWVMDRRGGEAQQLTGITDRDIEGYAWSPDGKKLLLTLHPKSEPEPEEGKKPEPPKPIVIDRYHFKQDVHGYIRNDDYDALYLYDLATKKPEKLTTDKNVSEENPVWSPDGQWIAFVSNHDQDPDRTNNTDIFLAPAKAGSAAKKLTTFNGADGGRLAWSPDSKSIAFTQGLDLKLFEYAQSKPAVVTLDGKVTYPAAKLDRAVSQPIFTPDGKLGYLVNDDRNEYPAEVDLSGDGVKRLEDQQGVVQTWESEKKHTVVVYSNDSDPSEVYALEGGKLRKLTTHNDALMAELALVPTEDIAATSKDGTDVHSLLTKPADTKSPVPMILFIHGGPNGQDAHSFDFLRQWLASKGYAELNVNYRGGSGRGQDYAKAIAGDWGHYEVIDLQASVDKAVSMGVADPNKMCVTGWSYGGILTDYMIASTDRFKCAISGAGTANTMSFYGVDQYILQYDNELGPPWKDLQTYIKVGYPFFEVDKRVHTPTMFMGGTSDMNVPLLGGEQMYEALKSIGVPTELVVYPGQFHGFTRPSYIKDRYEKWLGWWDKYLKPEAAKPAETKK
- a CDS encoding AAA family ATPase, with the protein product MRLIFLYGLPATGKLTVAQELKALSGFQLFHNHLVVDLLLSTFAFGSEPFILLREQIWLSVLEHACRAGLPGLIFTFAPEATVRDSFIPETLKTVESAGGTVDFAALTCPIDEIRKRLAHPSRARFGKLTSVELFDQLLAADTFNRPRMPEPIISVDTSISSPARAALEIARALGIMPGAPATP